The genomic segment CACTGTCATCACTGCTGAAGTCAAAAAAGAGGAACCGGTGAAGGAGACTAAACCGGAACCGGAAAAGACAGTGGTGGTTAAGCCCAAAGAAGAAATCAAACCGCCTGTAACCAAACCTTCGGACACCGCCAAAGCCGTGGTCGAACAGAAACCCAAAGAGGCGGACAAGAAACCGGTCGTCGCGGCGCCCGAGGAAAAACCGAAGGAAGAGCCCAAAAAAGAACCCCCGCCGCCTTCGGAGTATGCGCTTACCTTTGCCATCGAGCCTGACGGGGCGGCATCGGTTTTAATAAACGGCAGCGAGGGCGCGGTTGACAGCACCTACAAGGTCAAGCCCGGGTCGTATAATATAGCGGTAATACATCCGGATTATCCCATATACAGGAACCAGGTAAGGATAACCGACAGCAATATGAAGCTGTCGTTTGACCTGGGCAAAGAAATTTCGCTCTCGGATTCGGTCAGTATGCAAATATCGCTGAATCCGCCGTCGGATCAGCATATAATAGAGCTTTCTTTCAACGGACGGAGACATACGCTTCTGGAATTCCCGGTCTGGAGCATGATGAAACCGAGAGGCGAGTGGCAGGTCGAGGCCGGAATTTTCGGAATATCTCAGGATAAGCAAAAGAAACCCAGAATAGATTCAGTGGTTGTATTTCCGTATGGCGGCGGGACACATGCCGCCATTAAGGGGGCCAGAGGTAAATTGGTCCTTGGATCGGCGGGGGGAGGCAAGGTTGAATCGGTTCCCCTGCTGATATTCTGGTCGGAATAAAGATAAAACAGACATAAATTCATCAGGAGGTGTCATGATCAAAAAACATCATGTTTTTCGGACCACCTCAGTGTTAATGTTGCTGGTGTACTTGCAGACGTTTGTACTGTCCGGAGCGGTCTTCGGACAGGATTCGGAATGCAGTTACGAGCCGGGCAACCCGACACTCGACAGTGCCCGAAAAAGTTTCCTGGCGCTCAATTATAAATGCGCCGAGGAAGAACTGAATGCGCTCTTGGCGCTGGATACGATGAGCATCGAGGAAAAGGCCAATGCGCATGTTTTGCTGGCTGAGGTTTATTATGCCAAGGTCCGCAACGACAGTGAAAAACGCGACAAGGTAATGGAGCAGTTTGTCGCAGCTTTCAACTCATACCGTGAATGGCGCGGCGAACTGAATATCAAGTCGCCCGAATTCATGGCCATGATGAAGGAAGCACAGGCCCAGGTCGACCAGGAAAAAGCCGACGTGAAGGCGGCCGATGAGAAGGCGGCCCATGAGGCTGCAGTCGTGGCGGAGCCGCCCAAGAAAGAAGAAGGCAAAAAGAAGGCGTGGTACACCCAGTGGTGGGCCATCGCGCTGGGAGTCGGCGTGGTTGCCGGAGCCGTGGTTCTGGCCGGAGGCGGCGGCGATGACGGGGGAACCCCTCCCGCCACCGAACTGCCTGATTTTCCACCACCGCCGGCGAAAGACGCCCCTGCGGGCAAATAACATAAGGACTAAAAATATACTCTATATAATGTAACAGGAGGTATGAAAGAGATGAAGAAAGCAATAATGAGTCTGATATTGGCGGCCCTTGTGATATGCGCGACGGCTCTGAACGTCTCCGCACAGGCGCCGAATTCGATTATGTATCAGGGGCGTTTGACCAACGCCGCCGGCGACCCGATTACGACCGCCACAAGTGTTACTTTTTATATTTATGCCGCCGCTTCGGGCGGAGCGCCGTTATTCACATCAGCGCAGAGTGTTACCCCCGATGCCAACGGCGTGTTTACCGTGGAACTGTCGCCGGTCAGTGCGGCCATTCTGGATGGCTCCAAGAGATACCTGGCCATTAAGGTCGGCGCCGATGCCGAAATGACGCCGCGGCAGCTGCTGACTTCGGCGCCGTATGCATACTCGAGCATCGTTGCCGACAACTCGATCACATCCGCCAAAATACTGAACGGCACTATTATCGGGACCGATATTGCGGCCAGCACCATAACCGGAGCCAATATTGAAAACAGCAGCTTGACAAATGCAGATATTTCAAATGAAGCCGGCATGCCGCAGGGCATGACGCTAGCAGTTTTATTACTCTTACACCAACAGACGTCAATCTTGATTCAGCCGTAATAACGACGCCCTCCGCCGGTTATGTCGTTGTGGTTGCATCTGCATACTATCAGCCGAACCACGTCCTTAACACAAAAGACCTTGGACGATTCTGTATTTCAACTACATCAGCGACTATTGTCTATGACAATATGGCCAACATTTCGACACCTGCCAATGCCCCAACAGACTCGGATATGCCTATGCCTGTTAGTTTGCATGGTGTTTTTTCAGTCTCGGCCGGTGTTCAGAAATATTATTTTGTGGCGGATGCATTTACCGGGGCTCCCAGAGTATCCAAAGCACGCATTGTGGCCATGTTCTTCCCTACCAGTTATGGTACGGTGGATGTCAAATCAGGACCGGCATCGACCGCACCGGCAGACGGCAGCGATAGCGGCGGCATGAGCAAATAGGCGGATAATGCAATATGAATCATATATCCAAAAGAAAAGAGGTTGCTCATGAATAAAAGATTGGAAATGACTGTCCTGATGCTGGTGTTGCTATTATTATCCGTCGCACCGGCGTTCGGACAGAGTTATGTTCTCACCAACGGCGAGCCGGTCGGAGGCGGAGGACGGTCAACCAGCACCGGGTACATTCTGTACGGGTCGGTGCCATTGACCGGATGCACGCCGTCAACCAGCACCGGGTATGCTGTGGTCGGCGGGGCGATCGGGATATCATACGCCCTTAAACCGACGGCGGTGCTGGAAATCAGCCATACGCTGACATCGCCAAGGACGGTGAATTTCGGGACCGAACAGTCGATCTCGATAACCATCGTCGCCGGTGATGGCGCCGATACGAGCGGTACACTGTACTCACGGCCGTTCGGGCAAAACTCGTTTACCACCCGGGACATGGCCAAGACTGCGAATGTTATGTCATTTACAATACTGGGTACCGAACTGGGAATACGCGGTATGGAATACTATGTCAGGATCGTGGTCGGAACCGATACCGCCTGGGTCGGGCGACTTACCGCGCCCTATGTCTTTGTTACCAATATGACTAACGCCCAGGCGCAGCGACCGGTCGCGATGCCCGAGGCCAGCTATCGCATAATCGGCGTCCCGATCGCGGTATCCAACCACTCTGTCGCCACCGTCTTCGATGACGACCTGGGCACATACGACACCAAACAGTGGCGGCTGGCTGGTTATGACGCTGCTGCTGATCCGGTTTACGAGGAACATACCGCCGCCGAACAGGTCTATCCCGGTGCGGGGTACTGGCTGATCGCGCGCGGCGGCAAAACCTACGGTTCGGCCGGAACCTGTGTCCGTCCCAATTTTGAATACGGCGGCCAGCAATATTATCGGGTGCCGCTGGATCAGGGGTGGAACCTGCTGGCCAACCCGTTTGCCTTCAATATCGCCTGGGGCGATGTCTTGTTTGACGATAACGGCACGATCAAGGGACATGCTGTTGATGTCCTTGATGATGTAATATATTCATACACCGGGCGCGCTTATGATACCGTGAGCGGGATACGGGCCTGGGAAGGTGTCTTCGTCAATATAAAGAAAACGGGCGTGGAAGCGCTCATTCGGTGCAGCGAGGGTGCCGTTGGCAAAGTTGTTCCCGGGCGCGAAGCGCCGGTGGCAATGAACAACTGGACCGTGAACATGATGCTTGAGGTGAGCGGCCTGGCGGATGAACTGAATGCCATCGGTGTCCGGCCGGATGCTTCGGTCGGTCAGGATATCCATGACTACCTGGAACCGCCGCCCGCCCCAGATGGCCCAAGACTGGCTTTTAAGCTGAATAATGCGGATGTTCTTCCAAGACGCACCGATTTTCGTCCGCCATTCGATGACGGCGCAGTCTGGAATATCACCCTGGAACGGGCCGCGGGCGGGATTATCACATTTTCGGGAATCGAGAATATCCCGGAAGGAATGAGCGCCATGCTCAGGATCGGCTCGCGGATGACGGCCCTTATCGACGGTCAGACGGCGATAACGGTGCCCGACGGGGTATCGACGGCGCAGTTGGTTATCGGCACCGAGAAATATATCAGCGGTATAGACGGAACGGTTCTGCCGGAGCGGTTTACGCTGGAGCAGAATGTCCCCAACCCATTCAACCCGATCACGAATATACACTTCACCCTGCCCAAGCCGGGGCACGTGAAGCTGGAAGTATTCAATATTCTTGGTCAGTCGGTTACCGTTCTGAATAATGAAGAATTGCCTGCCGGCTATCATACGGCGGTCTGGGACGGCTCCGATCATTCGGGAACAACGGTTGCAAGCGGTATATATTTCTACCGCATCGAGTATGACAACAAAGATCTGACGCGTAAGATGCTTCTGCTGAAGTAACACCCACAAAAAAGCCCGCCGACCGGCGGGCTTTTTTTATCGATATACTTATTATGATTTCTTCTCAACTTGAAGATTAAATTGTCCGGCTATCGCCCCGACGACTTCATCGGAGCGGACGATACAATCATTCAGGCTGACCCCCTTGTAGGAATTGCCGGCGAACTGCAAACCGGGATATTTGTCCAGAATTTTATTCAGATGTTCCATTCGTTCAGGGTGGCCGATGGTGAATTGCGGTATTCCTTGCGACCATTTGAAAATTTTGAGATAGCCCGGTTGGGCGGACAGCCCGAGAATGTCGTTCAGCTCACGATGCGCGATATCGGCCAGCTCACCGTCGGACAGGGCCGCGGCCTGGGGATCGGTGGCGCCGCCGATCATGGTGCGAAACTGCACCATCCCATCGGGGGCGCTTCCGGAAAATATCGATGAGGTCCAGATCGAACCGAGAATCCGGACATTTTGATCCCGCGGAATCAAAAATCCGAATCCGGCCAGATCATGCGCGACATCTTCCTTTTTGTAGCCGGAGCAGACCACGGCAATCGAAGAGTAGGGAATCGAAGCGAGAACCCTGGAGAGCTCTTCATTCATCACGGAAACCATACCGGTGGCGGCATAGGCGGGAGCGGCACAGATGACGGCATCGAAATTTTCAGGACCGCCGCTTTCGAATTCGAGCGTGTATATATTATCAGCGTAAGATATCTTCTTGACGCCGCGGCCGGTCACGATATGATTACGGTATTTTTCATGCATTGTCTCGATCAGCGTATAAAGACCATTCTTGAAGGAAGTGAGCCGTCCCGCCGGGCCGGCCGGGCCGCCCTTGCTGCCCGCCTTTTTTCGGGCGAGTAGCGCTTTGAAAAGGGAACCATATTCGCGCTCCATCTCCACCATAATCGGAAAGCAGGCCTTGAGCGAGAGCTTGCGGGCATCACCGCCGTAAATCCCTGACACCATCGGAACAATCATATGCTCGGCGGCATCGCGGCCGATACGGCGCTTGCCGAAATCGAAAATCGATTCATCGCTGTCGTCTTTTTTCTGAGGTACAAGCGGTTCCATCACCAGCCTCAGTCGCCCGGCCAGCGTGAGAATCTGCGAACGCATGAATTTGGGCGGCGAAGCATGTATCTCATGCAGCTTTTTATTGCGATATATAAATCTTTTTTCGGCCGAGGGTTTCGCCGGGTCGAGAAGCTCATCGAGACCCAGTTCCGAAACCAGTCGCAGGGTCAGCGGGACCTTATCCAGAAAACCGTTCGGACCCCAATCGGATACAAAACCGTCGGTCCGATCGGTCCCGATAGTGCCGCCGAGCCTGGATTCTTTTTCATACAATTTGACATCGCATGAATCGGCGTATCGATATTTTATGAAATGCAGGGCCGACAAACCGGAGATACCGCCGCCGATAACGGCAATTCGTTTTTTAACCGTCATTTCCGTCCTCCGGCTATTTTCTCTTCGACCATATCGGTCAGGAGACTTACAAAACGGGGATCATCGTTGAATGATTCCACCCGGATGAATTCTTTTATTCCCGAAGCAGCCGCCAGTTCCCTGAGTTCCATGTCAATTTCATGCAGCGTTTCGATATGGTCGGAGACAAAGCTGACCGGGACAATGACCAGACTTCGCAGCCCCAGCCGCCCGAGATCCCTGATAACTTCCATCGTCTCGGGCCCCTGCCAGCGAACCGGGCCGGAACGCGATTGAAAGGATAACATATATTCATAACCATCGCCGGCCAGGGCCGCTGTGGTTTTGACATGCTCCAGATATGGGTCGCCTTTCTCGATCATCCTGACCGGCAGGGAGTGTGCCGAAAAAAGCAGTCTGGTTGTTTGCGGGTCGGATGCCTTATGCATCGCCTCGTCGATTCGATCGCGAAGCAGTTTAATATACTGCGGACGGTCGAACCATTCCGATATGACGGAGATCGTTACATCAGTTTTATGGCCCCGGTCATCGAGCCAGTCCAGAATCTCTTTGAGGGCGGTTCCGGTTGTGGCCCGGCTGTATTGAGGATAAAGGGTCACAACCACGATATGTTTATACCCTGACTGGGCCATGGTATCGAGACGATCCTTGATAAAAGGAGGCGTATAGCGCATGCCGGCGCAGGCGCCGACATTTACATATTTGGCCCTGAGATTTTTTTCGACCCCCTCGGCCACCAGGCGGCTCCATTTCAGAAGCGGCGATCCGCCGCCAATAGCGCGGTAGTTCTCTTTGGTTTTTGGGGCACGCCGTGATGAAATCAAACGGGCCAGCGGTTTTTGCAGCATAAAAGACAGCGGCAATTTAATAATGTTGCGGTCGGAAAATATATTATACAGATAGGGCTCGACATCATCGAGTTTCTCCGGTCCGCCCATATTAAGAAACAGAACGGCCCATTTTGTATCGCTGAAACTGATTTTATCGCCGGGATATTCGATGTATCGCGCGTGGACCTTAAGTTTTTCCAGTATTAAGTCGGATTTCATATATGTCTGCTTCAATCTCCTGTTCACATCCAAAATAATGAAAACAAATGAATCGGACACGATTTTTGTTTCAATGACAATAACACCAAGCCGGCGTTGCAGTTTCAAAAAACTTTCGAATTTTATTAAAATATCGTTTCTCCCTCCTGTCTTCCAGCTAAATGGCATCAAAAAAATCCCGGTTACTATACTGGCTCATAGAATAGTAAATATTTTGATTTGGGCCACTATTTTTAGAACGAACGCTTAAAAGCGCTTGACAATAGTGCCATTTTTGTCTAACATAATAGTGTAATTCTTTGAAAATCCGGCGGGAATCCGAGCACACTCCTGCCATATCAGGTCTGAGTACAACGATGAGGTAAATCACCCAGCTAATTTTGTCAGTTATTTTTCCGGGAGCTTGAGTTTGACATCTTTGA from the candidate division Zixibacteria bacterium HGW-Zixibacteria-1 genome contains:
- the hemG gene encoding protoporphyrinogen oxidase — its product is MTVKKRIAVIGGGISGLSALHFIKYRYADSCDVKLYEKESRLGGTIGTDRTDGFVSDWGPNGFLDKVPLTLRLVSELGLDELLDPAKPSAEKRFIYRNKKLHEIHASPPKFMRSQILTLAGRLRLVMEPLVPQKKDDSDESIFDFGKRRIGRDAAEHMIVPMVSGIYGGDARKLSLKACFPIMVEMEREYGSLFKALLARKKAGSKGGPAGPAGRLTSFKNGLYTLIETMHEKYRNHIVTGRGVKKISYADNIYTLEFESGGPENFDAVICAAPAYAATGMVSVMNEELSRVLASIPYSSIAVVCSGYKKEDVAHDLAGFGFLIPRDQNVRILGSIWTSSIFSGSAPDGMVQFRTMIGGATDPQAAALSDGELADIAHRELNDILGLSAQPGYLKIFKWSQGIPQFTIGHPERMEHLNKILDKYPGLQFAGNSYKGVSLNDCIVRSDEVVGAIAGQFNLQVEKKS
- the hemH gene encoding ferrochelatase; this translates as MPFSWKTGGRNDILIKFESFLKLQRRLGVIVIETKIVSDSFVFIILDVNRRLKQTYMKSDLILEKLKVHARYIEYPGDKISFSDTKWAVLFLNMGGPEKLDDVEPYLYNIFSDRNIIKLPLSFMLQKPLARLISSRRAPKTKENYRAIGGGSPLLKWSRLVAEGVEKNLRAKYVNVGACAGMRYTPPFIKDRLDTMAQSGYKHIVVVTLYPQYSRATTGTALKEILDWLDDRGHKTDVTISVISEWFDRPQYIKLLRDRIDEAMHKASDPQTTRLLFSAHSLPVRMIEKGDPYLEHVKTTAALAGDGYEYMLSFQSRSGPVRWQGPETMEVIRDLGRLGLRSLVIVPVSFVSDHIETLHEIDMELRELAAASGIKEFIRVESFNDDPRFVSLLTDMVEEKIAGGRK